From Flavobacterium sp. 102, a single genomic window includes:
- a CDS encoding SIMPL domain-containing protein produces MKSKIHEYQKNNFNLMSKKAILILALVVAGISNAQEQKAQVPQISVTGEGKIKIIPDQAVVTVGFQNSGKDAKEVKTLNDEVVDKVIKFLKKSGIPATDYKTNNVSLGKSYDYEKKKYNFQANQSLSITLKDLSKYDEVMMGLNDAGVNSIDGVEFKSSKMEDHEREARKKAMLNAKQKAADYVSVLGQKVGKALLITDNSSVYVPQPMYKGGMMAMATDAMPRETLAIGELEINTNVTVTFALE; encoded by the coding sequence ATGAAATCGAAGATTCACGAATACCAGAAAAACAATTTTAATCTTATGAGTAAAAAAGCAATCTTAATTTTAGCCTTAGTAGTCGCAGGTATTTCTAATGCGCAAGAACAAAAAGCCCAAGTGCCACAAATTTCCGTAACCGGAGAAGGGAAAATAAAAATTATCCCAGATCAAGCGGTGGTAACAGTAGGTTTTCAAAATTCTGGTAAAGATGCCAAAGAAGTGAAAACGCTGAATGATGAGGTAGTAGATAAAGTGATCAAATTTTTAAAGAAAAGCGGTATTCCTGCTACAGATTATAAAACGAACAACGTTAGCTTAGGGAAAAGTTACGATTACGAAAAGAAAAAATACAATTTTCAAGCCAATCAATCGCTAAGCATTACCCTCAAAGATTTATCAAAATATGATGAAGTGATGATGGGATTGAATGATGCAGGAGTGAATTCGATAGATGGAGTTGAATTCAAGTCTTCTAAAATGGAAGACCATGAAAGAGAAGCCAGAAAGAAAGCAATGCTGAATGCCAAACAAAAAGCTGCTGATTATGTTTCGGTTTTAGGACAAAAAGTTGGCAAAGCGTTATTGATTACGGATAATTCAAGTGTTTATGTACCACAACCAATGTACAAAGGCGGTATGATGGCAATGGCTACAGATGCTATGCCAAGAGAAACCTTAGCTATTGGTGAATTGGAAATCAATACTAATGTTACTGTAACTTTTGCATTAGAGTAA
- a CDS encoding rhomboid family intramembrane serine protease yields MLNIFLLGIILANVLISIKGFNNQLFFRKFEFHVGSIRAGEQIRMLTSGFLHVDEMHLAFNMLTLYFFAPIVYGELGNFTFLLIYAGSLIFGSLLTMVFHGNEYNYRAVGASGAVTGIIYSAILLQPNMYIYGFIPGYIFGFIYLLGSIYGMKAKRDNIGHTAHFGGAIGGYAITLIEAPRLFQESTYEVVLLAIPIVILFILAKMGKL; encoded by the coding sequence ATGCTCAACATATTTTTATTAGGGATTATTTTGGCTAATGTTCTTATAAGTATAAAAGGGTTTAATAATCAGTTATTTTTCAGAAAATTCGAATTTCATGTGGGCAGTATTCGAGCCGGAGAGCAAATAAGAATGCTAACTTCCGGTTTTCTTCATGTTGACGAAATGCATTTGGCTTTCAATATGCTTACCTTGTATTTCTTTGCTCCGATTGTTTATGGAGAACTCGGTAATTTTACTTTTCTTTTAATTTATGCAGGAAGTTTGATTTTCGGCAGTTTGTTAACCATGGTTTTTCATGGAAATGAATATAATTATAGAGCAGTTGGCGCTTCGGGAGCAGTGACAGGGATTATTTATTCGGCCATATTGTTACAACCAAATATGTACATCTATGGATTTATTCCGGGCTATATTTTTGGTTTTATCTATTTGCTGGGATCTATTTACGGAATGAAAGCAAAGCGAGACAATATAGGTCATACGGCGCATTTTGGTGGTGCTATTGGTGGTTATGCCATTACTCTAATAGAAGCTCCAAGATTATTTCAAGAAAGTACTTATGAAGTGGTATTATTAGCCATTCCCATTGTCATTTTATTTATCCTGGCTAAAATGGGAAAATTATAA
- a CDS encoding TIGR03643 family protein — protein sequence MVFAKQEKSGLSEIDTDRIIEMAWEDRTPFDAIKFQFNLSEADVKALMKKELKFSSYKLWRERVENCKTKHLAKRVDGIDRFKCNLQRAISNNKISKRR from the coding sequence ATGGTGTTTGCAAAACAAGAAAAAAGTGGTTTATCTGAAATTGACACAGATCGAATTATCGAAATGGCCTGGGAAGATCGAACTCCTTTTGATGCCATAAAATTCCAATTTAATTTGTCGGAAGCTGATGTAAAAGCTTTGATGAAAAAAGAGTTAAAGTTCAGCAGTTACAAATTGTGGCGCGAACGCGTTGAAAACTGCAAAACCAAACATTTAGCCAAACGTGTTGACGGAATAGATCGTTTTAAATGCAACTTACAACGAGCCATATCGAACAATAAAATTTCAAAACGAAGATGA